A section of the Papio anubis isolate 15944 chromosome 4, Panubis1.0, whole genome shotgun sequence genome encodes:
- the CLDN3 gene encoding claudin-3: protein MSMGLEITGTALAVLGWLGTIVCCALPMWRVTAFIGSNIITSQTIWEGLWMNCVVQSTGQMQCKVYDSLLALPQDLQAARALIVVAILLAAFGLLVALVGAQCTNCVQDDTAKAKITIVAGVLFLLAALLTLVPVSWSANTIIREFYNPVVPEAQKREMGTSLYVGWAAAALQLLGGALLCCSCPPREKKYMPTKVVYSAPRSTGPGASMGTAYDRKDYV, encoded by the coding sequence ATGTCCATGGGCCTGGAGATCACGGGCACCGCGCTGGCCGTGCTGGGCTGGCTGGGCACCATCGTGTGCTGCGCGCTGCCCATGTGGCGCGTGACGGCCTTCATCGGCAGCAACATCATCACGTCGCAGACCATCTGGGAGGGCCTGTGGATGAACTGCGTGGTGCAGAGCACGGGCCAGATGCAGTGCAAGGTGTACGACTCGCTGCTGGCGCTGCCGCAGGACCTGCAGGCGGCCCGCGCCCTCATCGTGGTGGCCATCCTGCTGGCCGCCTTCGGGCTGCTAGTGGCGCTGGTGGGCGCCCAGTGCACCAACTGCGTGCAGGACGACACGGCCAAGGCCAAGATCACTATCGTGGCGGGCGTGCTGTTCCTTCTGGCCGCCCTGCTCACCCTCGTGCCCGTGTCCTGGTCGGCCAACACCATTATCCGGGAATTCTACAACCCCGTGGTGCCTGAGGCGCAGAAGCGCGAGATGGGCACGAGCCTGTACGTGGGCTGGGCGGCCGCGGCGCTGCAGCTGCTGGGGGGCGCGCTGCTCTGTTGCTCGTGCCCCCCGCGCGAGAAGAAGTACATGCCCACCAAGGTCGTCTACTCCGCGCCGCGCTCCACCGGCCCGGGAGCCAGCATGGGCACAGCCTACGACCGCAAGGACTATGTCTAA
- the ABHD11 gene encoding protein ABHD11 — protein MSYEIMSQDLQDLLPQLGLVPCVVVGHSMGGRTAMLLALQRPELVERLIAVDISPVEGTGSSHFPAYVAAMRTVNIPDGLPRSRARKLADEQLSSVVQNLAVRQHLLTNLVEVDGRLAWRLNLDALAQHLDKLLTFPQRQESYLGPTLFLLGGNSQFVHPSHHPEIMRLFPRAQIQTVPNAGHWIHAERPQDFIDAIRGFLV, from the exons ATGAGCTACGAGATCATGAGCCAGGACCTGCAGGACCTCCTGCCCCAGCTGGGCCTGGTGCCCTGTGTCGTTGTTGGCCACAGCATGGGAGGGAGGACAGCCATGCTGCTGGCACTACAGAGG CCAGAGCTGGTGGAACGTCTGATTGCTGTAGATATCAGCCCAGTAGAAGGCACAGGTTCCTCCCACTTTCCTGCCTATGTGGCAGCCATGAGGACCGTCAACATCCCAGATGGGCTGCCCCGCTCCCGTGCCCGGAAACTGGCAGATGAACAGCTCAGTTCTGTCGTCCAG AACCTGGCCGTACGGCAGCACCTGCTCACCAACCTGGTAGAGGTAGACGGGCGTCTCGCGTGGAGGTTGAACTTGGATGCCCTGGCCCAGCACCTAGACAAGCTCTTGACTTTCCCACAGAGGCAGGAGTCCTACCTCGGACCAACACTCTTTCTCCTCGGTGGAAACTCCCAATTCGTGCA TCCCAGCCACCACCCTGAGATTATGCGGCTCTTCCCTCGGGCCCAGATACAGACGGTGCCGAACGCTGGCCACTGGATCCACGCTGAACGCCCACAGGACTTCATAGATGCCATCCGAGGCTTCCTGGTCTAA